The following are encoded together in the Bacillus sp. NP157 genome:
- a CDS encoding glutathione S-transferase family protein, producing MTTFDLHGARTGNSLRAAIALAESGLPFKAVPVDLRRGEHRSNAFAALNPLGKVPVLVIDDGDGPWALSQSGAIMLEVARRAGERLMPREPRANALALERFFYFITDVIEPSHAGFFLARDDEQAGAVALHRLVVERIHAADAFLSRSPWMSGQHFSLADIAAYTLITAEGEHVDWDAHPTLSSWYGRVATRPAVKLGLAAFD from the coding sequence ATGACCACGTTCGACCTGCACGGCGCACGCACGGGCAACAGCCTGCGCGCGGCCATTGCCCTTGCCGAATCCGGGCTTCCGTTCAAAGCCGTCCCCGTTGACCTGCGCCGCGGCGAACATCGCAGCAATGCGTTCGCCGCGCTCAATCCCCTCGGCAAGGTGCCGGTGCTGGTGATCGACGATGGCGACGGGCCGTGGGCGCTCTCCCAGTCCGGCGCCATCATGCTTGAGGTGGCACGACGCGCCGGCGAACGACTCATGCCACGCGAGCCACGGGCGAATGCGCTGGCACTCGAGCGCTTCTTCTATTTCATCACGGACGTGATCGAACCCTCGCACGCGGGCTTCTTCCTCGCGCGCGACGATGAACAGGCGGGTGCCGTCGCCTTGCATCGGCTGGTGGTGGAACGCATCCATGCCGCGGATGCGTTCCTGTCCCGCTCACCGTGGATGAGCGGCCAGCACTTCTCGCTGGCCGACATCGCGGCGTATACCTTGATCACCGCGGAGGGCGAGCACGTCGACTGGGATGCCCATCCGACGCTGTCCTCCTGGTATGGGCGCGTCGCCACGCGCCCCGCGGTGAAACTAGGCCTGGCGGCATTCGACTAA
- a CDS encoding alpha/beta hydrolase — MNNSSDTHPMAHVVEQGSRGPTLVFLHYYGGSSRTWAPVLAVLPPDLRAIAPDLRGWGAAARPADGYALGDYADDVEALVAAKGLTDFVLVGHSMGGKIAQLVASRRPPGLRGVVLVAPAPPTPMALPIEALQAMAHVYDTRESIEQALAMALTSRPLSPALHEQVVADSLAGAPAAKRAWPLGISQEDIGTAVADIQVPVLVISGSADKVDSTETLRRELLPRIATARLHVLDGIGHLVPLEAAQAVAALVTKFVHDHATTAANA, encoded by the coding sequence ATGAACAACAGCTCCGACACGCACCCGATGGCCCACGTCGTCGAACAAGGCAGCCGCGGCCCCACGCTGGTTTTCCTGCACTACTACGGCGGCTCGTCGCGCACCTGGGCGCCTGTCCTCGCGGTGCTGCCGCCCGACCTGCGCGCCATCGCACCCGACCTGCGCGGCTGGGGCGCGGCGGCGCGTCCCGCCGACGGCTATGCGCTCGGCGACTACGCCGACGACGTGGAGGCGCTGGTCGCCGCGAAGGGCCTCACCGACTTCGTGCTGGTTGGCCACTCCATGGGTGGCAAGATCGCCCAGCTGGTGGCGTCACGGCGACCGCCGGGCCTGCGTGGCGTGGTGCTGGTCGCGCCGGCACCGCCCACGCCCATGGCGCTGCCCATCGAGGCACTGCAGGCGATGGCGCATGTGTACGACACCCGCGAAAGCATCGAGCAGGCACTGGCGATGGCACTCACCTCGCGCCCGCTGTCGCCGGCCTTGCATGAACAGGTAGTCGCGGACAGCCTTGCCGGTGCCCCGGCGGCGAAACGCGCGTGGCCGCTGGGGATCAGCCAGGAAGACATCGGCACGGCCGTGGCGGACATCCAGGTGCCCGTGCTAGTGATCAGCGGCTCCGCCGACAAGGTCGACAGCACCGAAACCTTGCGTCGCGAGCTGTTACCACGCATCGCGACCGCGCGCTTGCACGTGCTTGACGGGATCGGCCATCTCGTCCCCCTGGAAGCGGCACAGGCGGTGGCAGCCCTTGTCACGAAGTTCGTCCACGATCACGCCACGACAGCGGCCAACGCGTGA